The following nucleotide sequence is from Mesobacillus jeotgali.
GCGCACTATATCACTTAGTGGCTAAAAGTGTACCGAACCTTCCTACAGATAATATCGTCATCATGAATCAGTTTTTTGAGTACTTCGATTTAAAAAATGAAAATAATTCCAGCGGGACATCTTTTGCTTCCCAGCATCAGATTAAACAGCAAATTGAAAGAGATGTGCAAAGGCAAGTGCAAAATATGCTGGGTACCCTTATGGGTCACGACAAAGTAGTCGTTTCCGTAACTGCCGATATAGACTTTACCCAGGAAAACAGAGAAGAAAACATCGTAGAGCCTGTTGATCAAGAAAATATGGAAGGAATCGCAATCAGCGCCCAGCGGATTACTGAAACCTTCACAGGGAACGCCGACCAGGCCGGTGGAATTCCGGAAGGGGGCAATCCTGGTGAAACGACAGGTTCTCAATACCTAGAGGGTGCAAGTGGGAATGGCGATTATGAAAGAGTCGAAGAAACAATAAATAATGAAGTCAGCCGAATCCGCAAGGAAATTATCGAAAGCCCATACAAGGTGAGAGACCTCGGCATCCAGGTCATGGTAGAACCGCCAACACCGGATGACGAAAGTTCACTGCCGCAGGAAAGAGTAGAAGATATCACAAGAATCCTGGGGACGATTGTCAGGACAACCATTGATAAGGATGCTCTTGGAACGGAGCTGACTGATGAGTTAATAGAAGACAAGGTCGTTGTATCTGTGCAGCCGTTCAATGGAAAGATTACATTCGAGAATAACGTTGTAGAAAAACTGCCTTGGTGGATCTATCTTGTAGGAGGTTTGCTGCTCGCCGCAATCATAATCCTGCTGCTTCTATTCATGAGGTCCAGGAAGAATGCAGTTGAAGAAGAAGAATATGTAATGGAAGAAAAGTATGAACAAATTCGTGTTCCTGATGTGAACAAGGAATTTGAGACAGAGGGAACTATGAAGAAAAAGCAGCTGGAAAAAATGGCGAAAGAAAAGCCAGAGGATTTCGCTAAATTATTGCGAACATGGATTTCTGAGGATTAGGAGGAGGACCAATAGTGAGGAAAGACCAAAAAGAATTAACAGGAAAACAGAAGGCTGCAATCCTCCTGATCTCTCTTGGCCCAGATGTTTCGGCTTCGGTTTATAAGCATTTAAGTGAAGAAGAGATCGAGAAACTTACACTTGAAATCTCTGGTGTGAAAAAGGTTGACTCGATGGCAAAGGAAGAAATTCTGGAAGAGTTCCACAGTATCGCGCTGGCACAGGATTATATCACCCAAGGTGGAATCGGCTACGCGAAAACAGTATTGGAAAAGGCGCTGGGAACCGATCAGGCGGCAGTGATCATCAATAGATTGACCTCATCACTGCAAGTTAGACCATTTGATTTTGCACGAAAAGCGGATGCCGGACAAATTCTCAATTTCATTCAGAATGAGCATCCGCAAACAATTGCTCTTATACTTTCTTATTTGGATTCAGCCCAAGCAGGCCAGATTTTGTCTGAACTGCCACAGGATGTCCAGGCTGATATCGCCCGGCGCATAGCCGTGATGGACAGCACATCACCAGAAATCATCAATGAGGTGGAGCAGATTCTTGAAAGGAAGCTCTCAGCAACTGTTACTCAGGACTATACGCAAACTGGCGGTATTGAAGCTGTTGTTGATGTATTGAACGGAGTGGACCGTGCAACCGAGCGCACGATTCTTGATGCCCTGGAAATTCAGGATCCAGAGCTTGCAGAGGAAATCAAGAAGCGGATGTTCGTGTTCGAAGATATTGTCACACTGGATAACCGTGCAATCCAGCGTGTGATCAGAGACTGTGAAAATGAAGATCTCATGCTTGCTCTTAAAGTTTCAAGTGATGAAGTGAAAGAAATTGTCTTTAAAAATATGTCTAAACGAATGGTTGAAACCTTCCAGGATGAAATGGAATTCATGGGTCCTGTAAGGCTGCGGGATGTTGAAGAAGCTCAGTCAAGGATTGTCGCAATAATCAGACGTCTGGAAGAAGCTGGTGAAATCGTCATTGCCCGTGGCGGAGGAGATGATATTATTGTCTAGGCTTATCAAATCTCAATATACCAGTACAGTATCTTCAGAAAAGAAGGTCATCTCCATCAGGATGCTGGAAGCAACGAGTCAGCAAGATGTTCCCCAGGTCTTCACTCATACAGAAGATGAAAGAAAGAGAATCCTGGATAATGCCGCATTGGAAGCCAACCACATAGTTTCAAGGGCAATGGAAGATGCGGAGCAGATCCGGCAGCAAATCTACCAGGAAAAGCAAGAATGGGAGCAGCAAAGTTCCCTTTTAGCCGAAGAATCCAGGCAGCTTGGTTTTGAGCAAGGATATCAAGAAGGCAAAAACCAGGGTTATGCAGACTATCGTCAAACAATTTTGTTTGCCCAGGAAACAGTTGATGCAGCGAAACGGGATTACCAGCATCATATAGAATCATCAGAAAAGGTCATTCTTGATCTCGGAGTGAAAATTGCAGGGAAGATACTTGGCGAAAAACTGGCAGCAGCTGAAGGTTTTCTAGCCCTTGTGAAAAGAGCATTAAAAAACTCCAGAGATTATAAAGATATTCAGCTGCATGTACATCCAAAACACTACCAGGACCTGCTTGCTCAAAAAGAAGAACTGATTGCCATCTTTCCAAAGGACATTGATTTTTATATCTACCCGGATGATGAGCTTGAGGAGACTTCGTGCATCATAGAATCAGAAAATGGCAGGATTGACGCAAGTGTAGACAGCCAATTGGAGGAAATCAAAATTAAGCTGTTTGAAATGC
It contains:
- the fliH gene encoding flagellar assembly protein FliH, producing the protein MILLSRLIKSQYTSTVSSEKKVISIRMLEATSQQDVPQVFTHTEDERKRILDNAALEANHIVSRAMEDAEQIRQQIYQEKQEWEQQSSLLAEESRQLGFEQGYQEGKNQGYADYRQTILFAQETVDAAKRDYQHHIESSEKVILDLGVKIAGKILGEKLAAAEGFLALVKRALKNSRDYKDIQLHVHPKHYQDLLAQKEELIAIFPKDIDFYIYPDDELEETSCIIESENGRIDASVDSQLEEIKIKLFEMLESEQ
- the fliF gene encoding flagellar basal-body MS-ring/collar protein FliF is translated as MKETVQKYIHTMKDFWQGRTRKQKIGLGASIFFVLIVAVLTAYFTTRTSLEPLYSNLSPAETGSIKESLDARGIPSEITDGGKTILVPAESVDSLKVELAAEGIPKSGSIDYTFFSQNAGMGMTDNEFFVLKLEAMQTELANLMKGIDGVNDAKVMINLPEKGIFVSDNEQPASASIVLNTSPGYQFKEDQISALYHLVAKSVPNLPTDNIVIMNQFFEYFDLKNENNSSGTSFASQHQIKQQIERDVQRQVQNMLGTLMGHDKVVVSVTADIDFTQENREENIVEPVDQENMEGIAISAQRITETFTGNADQAGGIPEGGNPGETTGSQYLEGASGNGDYERVEETINNEVSRIRKEIIESPYKVRDLGIQVMVEPPTPDDESSLPQERVEDITRILGTIVRTTIDKDALGTELTDELIEDKVVVSVQPFNGKITFENNVVEKLPWWIYLVGGLLLAAIIILLLLFMRSRKNAVEEEEYVMEEKYEQIRVPDVNKEFETEGTMKKKQLEKMAKEKPEDFAKLLRTWISED
- the fliG gene encoding flagellar motor switch protein FliG, which produces MVRKDQKELTGKQKAAILLISLGPDVSASVYKHLSEEEIEKLTLEISGVKKVDSMAKEEILEEFHSIALAQDYITQGGIGYAKTVLEKALGTDQAAVIINRLTSSLQVRPFDFARKADAGQILNFIQNEHPQTIALILSYLDSAQAGQILSELPQDVQADIARRIAVMDSTSPEIINEVEQILERKLSATVTQDYTQTGGIEAVVDVLNGVDRATERTILDALEIQDPELAEEIKKRMFVFEDIVTLDNRAIQRVIRDCENEDLMLALKVSSDEVKEIVFKNMSKRMVETFQDEMEFMGPVRLRDVEEAQSRIVAIIRRLEEAGEIVIARGGGDDIIV